gtaaaaagcaagtacatagggttgaaatatttttgaaaaatactttgatagcaccttgacagtaagaggtaggggtaAGAGCTTGAgatgggatatgtccacctcatgtgggggtggggtgtcctagggggtctccctcaAGAAGCcgtggaggatttttactcttaaagccaatatttaggctattcagaccctttcaagcaataacttaattcatgctttacaagacagcaccatcaagtatcagaaactattctttataacttacatagggttaaaatatgttcttaaacagctaaatggcatcattatagtaacggtcagcacatctaatggtagtatcgtTGGTAGGGGAGAGTTgaagtttaaggcaattttagactatcttggcaaacattccacatctttacatgtaaaagacaatgccatctcaaattagaatagggtgaaagtATTTAGggaaagtttaataccattatgactgtaaaaaggttgttggtgcatctgattgttgatTGAATGCATGAATGACCTCTGGggtggggttttccccctggcatatctggagttttttgcttctatttaGGCAATATTTAGATTATTCATAGCCtgtgaggtaatatttccaagcttcgaaaagctaatgtaaatgtaagtttcacataaaaatgggcccatGACATTGTTATAGGGCAccaatattgcatgtatagtaaagtcatcggtatgttagagaactttaggtggtcatacctcgtgtataatagaaactggaatctgatgagatgtggtgatttgtggtgtcaataacatgtagtttccaaaatagaaagtgtattaatctcttctgacaagttcagaacaatttagattattaaacttcttttataaactgtctatgaaaattaccattacgaaaccttcaagttcacttttgccccaagttacaatacaagtgaagcattgattgtggaacagccaagcatttacatgacatgttctgtaactagtgtggtagcttggtaatacatgtatatgtataggtatatattgtttgaactaataagtaatattaaagaattcatgtaagaaacagggacaagttgaacaaatatttacatgtaccacatttcagataaggctatatgccattgtagaaaaggatttttttcttccatcacattccaaaacacaataccccccatccacaatttccaaaacagcatgaccccctactgctaatttcaaaaacagggtgaccccctacaaatccaccccaccccccaggccaaagaaactgactggtcccctATAGCAACACAACCGCcgtttatacttcctcaactccattGCAGCGTATGCATGCAAACACATATGAATCAAACGATTCGAATTGCGACCTCTATCCtacaggtccccatttatacaactgggttgactcaGGCACAATCTAGAACTTACCCAAGGagtttagccattcagaaacaaacagcagcgatGAGGCTCAAACCTGTAACTTGTAGATTCAAAACCACTCGGCGACCCACATGACATTTTCCTGTCTTCAACTGGAAATGTGTCACGAATATCGTATCTACATGTGCGCctaaatttgattaaattttgtacaataacGGTTCATCATTATTCTCTCTTTAGGGATATCACTTGTGACGAAAGTGACAAGTTTACTCATTTGTACGGAGTAGCCACCAACATATTTACAGTATCCAtatttatgacatacatttcTGGTGAGAAAACATTAGGTGATATAATCTATGACGAAAACTTACAATTGAGTTGGTGACCTGTGAccttatgacatcatcaacatttcatgaatattgaatttcattttcaagataTGTGAAATGACAAATATGTATTTCGTTTCTTTTTTTGGACAAACAGGTTGACTACACTGTCAGAGTTCGGTTGGCCATACCAATTTTGAAGTCCCTTCCCAGAGAAGCCAGGTCTTTTAAAACAGTAAGTTGAGTTATACAGAGCAGTCTGCACATTGTGTTCGCGTCTTCTTCACATAATTGTGTTCAACCTCTTTCAAATTCACATCTCATCAAAGAGGATGTTGTCACCAACAGTATCTTGTCTCTTGGCCTGagcacaaaacaaaattaaatgttcACCTGACTATCCTATTTTTTGAACTCATGTTTATCGGAAACGAACTTGTGTGTTGTTTTTGCCCAATTCCGCAAACAATTAATTCGggttttgtttgtaaattattggTAACATTGAGACATTTGGTTTATAAAATATCCGAAAGCGACCtttctatttaaaaatgacGCCTAAATCATGATTAGCAATTGCGTATCTGTAAGTTGAGAACTActgtatatatcaaatattaacagAAAAAAAGTGGGAAATACAGAAGAAAGACACGGTACCGTTTGAAGATTTGGTTGAACAACATTTGTGTATTCACGATTTACAGGTTGATGGTGTCAAATTGACGCTATGTGATTTTGGATTTTCTGGTTGCATTGGATAAACCGATAATATTGGTAATGGAACAATGCAATACGTGGCGCCTGAAGCAGTCCTGATAATGTGTGAAACTTTACAGCCATCGCTTGACATATGGTCGATAGCAGCAACTATTATAGAAATGTTTATAGTAGACCTGCCATGGCCACAAATTAAAGATGGCGATGATATtgaagtcatatttgaccattttactcaagaaatattttaatgtacacCTCACTGGATTCAACCAAATTGATGGTTATACCTTGGTCGAGATACTAGAGTCATGTTTATATACCCCTAACATGAGAGCAGGTCTGGGAGAATTAATTCAGAAGTTTGAAAAGTTAATTGTCGAGTATGAGGATGAACAAGATTAACAGAATTATTTGTGTTTAAATTTTGAGACTTTATTGTAGTTAAAGTAATAAAGATTAATTTGTAAcgtttttattgtaattttgatgGACTGTGtatcaattcttgtcatgtCAAGAAACTGGTTTAATACCATTGATGATGTTTCATAAAATcaccatctgtgtgtgtgtgtgtgtgtgtggatgaatggatggatgactgcaagatggatgcatggatgcatggatAAACGCATGCATGCATTGATTACGGACTAGCAGTTTTCCataaggaccagcagcattaTGCTACCTGTCGGTctttatgaccagtagtcattttcctttaatttcacacactgacTGGAAATGGAGCTTGATATGTAGACTTAGATAGAAGGATAGCTGACTTAGGGATTCTCTTTTAACCTGAGATAGAATTTGACTACCTAGGCACATCATCTTGGGTTGatgccacaacttctgcttcaTATATGATTCACGCATTAATCTTGGTGCcagtgagaataagtcaacgttcttgttctattttgactctcgaGTAAGATATAAAATGCTATGACAGGTACTTAGAATTGAGTAGTAGAGGGGAAGTCAAATTGTGATTAtaaatagtagtagtaataataataatacttttttattcaccaatataataAAAATTACTTAAAATTAAactagatacatatacagaatacatggcagaatggatcaagaaatagcaaagctagtcaaaCTTGTATCCCCTTAGTGACTAACAAGCATACTCTTACTTTTAGgtgtatatatacaacattacagATTGCTATAAGAACTATcacaaataagaaacatttaaaaaaagacaaagcacaacaaacaacaatggAACAGTAAAATTGATACACATACAATTTCCACTATCAATTTACGAAAAGTTGTACATGACattacagttatacatattctgagaatacatgtaacagctttttaactgtctttttaaaaaatttatgcATGAACCAATAGACTGAATCTCAACAGGCAGATTATTCCAGGCTTTGACGCCAGAGTATGAAATGGAAGATTGACCAAATGTTGTATGATTATATTCTAGAAAAAGTTTACGACTATGTCTTTGTCTTGTATCATAGGGATGATCTATAAGAGTAAAGTAATCTGTAATAGAGTGTGCAGACTTGTGATACATCAGATTATGTATAAAAGAGCTAACTTTAAATCtgtaaagtttgaaaatattaaggATTAGTGGAATAGGTATTTTCAACATTTGctatggtggcgctctacttcctgtctgtgtgtatcttgggggtatacatggtataggttacttgttgctttcctcaatgtctgaacaatatgaaaaatatccctgatttacacttctatagtcgattttccggttccaagatgcattgcacgagaggacgtcgcttatgttgttagatttagtctttattacatttgaaataacattttcatcaggaaatgatggtaagacatgttgacctctttaattatgggtgattttacaGAACAAAGACTGAATGCCATCGATGACAGAGTTGGATTTTACTGGAAAACCCAtggtatggtcaggtgacaatcATCCCCCTCAttagcgcgtgcaaaccccaCCTGtgcatacagaatacatggcattgtatagaGAGACGCGCAATGAATCTTGGAACTGGTAACAGGGCCATTGGATGATaaccccaatttgagtgagggcgctgtattttcaatttcctgtttgcagtctggaatggcctattgagATTGCATGTACCACTGATGTTAGTGAGTAGTGTGCAAAAAATCAAAGAAGTTAAAAGTACTTCTGAGAATGTCGAACCACagcatacaaaaaataaaacaaaaaaagaaaaccgacatttgttatacaaatgagtttattgaatatttcagtgacaagaaacagacaaattttgaaacataCACAGTATTATATCATTCAAccttttcataaatttattacATTGTCTTTAATATATGTCTAAAAAACAGCTAAACCActaaaaacacacaatattttcTTCCATAGTGTCAGTTTCATGGTATGATATATTTCGGATGAATGAGTCAGCTGATAGGATATATAGCATGTGTTGTCTATTAATAACACATAGAGTAGTagcacattaaaatacaaacatttgttctGGTTTAAAGCcactgaaattatgaaacaaacaaaataaaaagtcctgttcaattttttcttcttatatatacatacagtctTCAAAAAATATCCTGCACAATGGTCTTTGCATATCAATTTATGGACgatttgataatttgtaaatgtgtgatTATATGGATGGACTTTTCGACAACCTGgtaatacacattttttgtgatAATTCAGAAagtacttttttcttttctggtTTATGGTTTTCTCCACTCAAACTTAGCTAACGGATAAATAGCATCACAGAAAGCGATGTAATTAACGTCGTCTTTGTCGCCGATTTTAACATGGAACTGTTCATATAGAAGTTGGAATTCTCTTTCGCTGACTAAACTGTTGAGCTCCAGTTCACTGAGGACACGTCTGAATTGGGATCGAGAGACTGTACCGTTATGTACGCGGTCATAATCTTCAAACAGTGGGAACAACTGCATACTCCTTGTACGAACCTaccaaatatacaaaacaaaggaTTGATTTTAGATGCATGTAGGCTGAGCAagataattaataaaatatgctCTGCACTTTGATATTCTATTATATCATACAGGAGCCAAGATATGggatatatactctggtcgttctacatcacgagaatgcatgtctatgtcactagttctgctgtgttcaaaatatgagtcaaaaagttcaaaattgctTTCCTAATtgattgtgtcagatgtaggtatcaTGTGTCgacagaacaaaaaaagaataaatgacaataaaagtaggtggtaaataacaaaattttgcccagttccctacatcagattttaatgagattgatTTGCACCCAGACTGCAGCTGTACTAGGCAAATGAGATAACCACTCCCCAACTGATAATACGCCTTTCcaaaaatttgccatggtgtgctctacttcctgtgtgtgtaccttgggggtatacatggtataggttactcggttaatcatagagcactgctgctttccttgatgtctgaacaatatgaaaaaatccctgatttacatttctacagaataccaagggataAAGTTCTTAAGAAccagtactatgaggtgatgatacgcTCAAtatgagcgagggcgctgtattatctatttcctgtttgcaatctggaatggcctattaaCCATTAATTAAATTGATTACATACCCTATTAGCTAATCTTTCCAGTGTCTGCTGCAAGCACATTTTTTCTTCCGGAGGGAGAACATTCTGTTCCACTTCTACGGGTACACGGTATTGTTGTGGTGTTAACAACAGTGCCTTCTCTAAATTCTTCACGGTAAAGATGCCTTCTATCTCATCATTGAATTTCAAGTATTCCACATAGTTGGGATCTACTGGAGACTGGAAACTGAAGGAGTAGAGATGAATAGCGATTAATTGTCAGTATTGTAACTTATTGCATTAAGAATTTACCATGCTTGGGGTTAtgggtggctgagtggttaaaccacttgcctcttatcaCTGCGGCCGGGGTTCGatcccattcagggtttgattaaatttaccacactgtaagaagagtgtcgttcagtttgactctaccgaacaacgcaggctTTCCTCAGGTACTCTGGTTTACTcctacattaacactgaacccatgagggatggccctcactggacttcttgggagacaagtgtttatatacttagaTGTTTATGATATCGATGGTCTATCTATTCACTACTTGAAGGTCCTTAATGATTTCAATGATGAACGTTTCAATGATGTTCGTGTTACGTACGACTGTGCATTCGTCACTATTTTAGATGTCTTAGTTTGTtgtcttgaccaatcagatctcttgatttgcaccatcaatatactggtataatataatgccatttactagtatttcattttgCCAGCCATCGACAAAATCAGAGAATGTTGAAGGTATAGTTGAAATGAAGTTGAAACGTGAATTTTTATAAAGGAGGGCACTCTGATGAGCAATATTCACATGAAGTTTGTTGTTCATAACCTCACTGGATcaactgtagcaatgttagtctATGTATAAGGTACCCAGTGACAGAGCACCCTCACTCATCTATAGTGTAGTTGGAGTTAAACATTGAGCATACTTACGCTTGTTCAAGAATGGCGACCTCTGACCCCTTTAAACCAAGATTGGCAGGATCCAAAGCACGACGGAATGTCTCCTTCTTCATGCGTCCTGTACGAAGTTTGTCGTAATCACGTAGGAATTCCAAAATACGAATCCTCTCTTTCATCACCTGAGAAAATAAGAACAGATGTTTGAATTTTCagaaatcatttcaaatgatagacttgaattattttaaatatcCAAGTTCAATCATAATATACAtaacaactgccgacatcagaccgtggacaaacggaaactgttacaaacagggaaagtaaacaaatgaattggattaataatacttggcacagcgtgttggaacagcagagacttgtattacatttcatggtttaataagaacagttttatggcctctttatgtgtatgtgatttgtttgtgaacataaaCTATTGCCAGTTATGTGACATGGCcataaaattgtatttattggttagaattttgagattgattaacaaagacatgatgttaatgactgtgtagGTGGCtgtgaatgaattttaaatttcatctcatgcatctcaggacttctagagtaacaactttgacatactgtgagtggaggtgtaaatggtaacgatactgtataggaactagactgtgagtggaggtgtaaatggtaacgatactgtataggaactagactgtgagtggaggtgtaaatggaaacaatactgtataggaactagactatatcaTACTGGAAAAAAATGGTGTACATCATGTAAATTGAGCTTGTGGaagttttcaagaaaaaaaatgacaggtTCATCTACTCTTAAATAGTAGTCCCTGTTGTATTAATACTAATACCAAAATATTAagatataagttataacacagaCTGATATTTTTATAGTTCATGTATTAATTTGCAGGAACTTCATTTTGTCAGTTTGTTGCTGATTTCACTCACCTTGGACTTGATTTTGGTGAGAACACTGTCGACGTCTGTGCATGCATTCTTCTCTAGATTAACCACTCTACTGTTGACAGCGTGTAGTTCAACCAATCTTTCCTGATACTTCATGTCTTGTTTGACACCTGGTTGTAACTCTTCTAAGAACCTCAAATAATTAAACCCAAAATTATCTGCAAATTTCATTTCCAAAGCAATCATTTCATCTTCTGTTGCGGTGAGGCTGAGATACGTCAAACACTGACGAAATTGTGAGTTGGTCACGTGGCCGCGATTATGACGATCGAAGTCCTGGAAACAAGGCTTTGCGAGAACTCGTCGTTGCATGGCTCTCCATTACGTTGTCTACGATTGAAACCACCATTCCATCGACGTTGTTCCAGTTTGTTGTACCAGGTTTATCCATTAAGAAGGTGTCTTGTGTAGGAACTTCGTTTGTTGGGGTCTTCTCTAAGTTTGGCTCAACTTGAGTAAACACTGGTAATAGATAAAAAGATCCACAAACCATAAATCCTACTTAAGCAACACAGGAAACAGTATTTTTCTGTTTTAACCAAGTGTTGACATACATTTAGCTTTATCCAAGGAATTCAAAATAAGTTTGACAACTTCTCATTTTGATATAAACGCTGATttctaaatatcaaatttgaatcaaaacacTAATGAAAAATGAAGTTACTAAGTATTAGTTCGGTATTCACAgaacatcaaatttttattttcatgtacattaatttgataaaaGGCAACtaatattgaataaat
This portion of the Glandiceps talaboti chromosome 7, keGlaTala1.1, whole genome shotgun sequence genome encodes:
- the LOC144437607 gene encoding uncharacterized protein LOC144437607 — translated: MQRRVLAKPCFQDFDRHNRGHVTNSQFRQCLTYLSLTATEDEMIALEMKFADNFGFNYLRFLEELQPGVKQDMKYQERLVELHAVNSRVVNLEKNACTDVDSVLTKIKSKVMKERIRILEFLRDYDKLRTGRMKKETFRRALDPANLGLKGSEVAILEQAFQSPVDPNYVEYLKFNDEIEGIFTVKNLEKALLLTPQQYRVPVEVEQNVLPPEEKMCLQQTLERLANRVRTRSMQLFPLFEDYDRVHNGTVSRSQFRRVLSELELNSLVSEREFQLLYEQFHVKIGDKDDVNYIAFCDAIYPLAKFEWRKP